In one window of Methanolobus mangrovi DNA:
- a CDS encoding coiled-coil domain-containing protein, giving the protein MKSLWSEENKKAENSAKVFTPNIYRKPNATDDVGKEVKKGESSSSPQNYMSGNNQGHARENQESVYKKLGSDIEELLQKESALSEIKKRYESNLSEYEQKQKELDELKSKFSEQEQELKNKCAIMKSAVQKAEKSIPPEQKEALKKEIAAFEQKRSAFEAQVKEFEDSRLGYEKEFAEYTAKMEELSSLRSTYDSELEKYNQQQHDLDEKRRYLEEKLIAGEEISIDLADITYPAAIEAIKSDYYAELKELNRKRADIETLRCELEDEESVLTKKRSSIESIKGNIHTEFSELGSKTGELEASRLKYEESVKAHEEKELAFLEQIKALETKKSEFEAEDEKLRLKHEENIQVHKEKELALQDEMKALKEKKSELEAEDEKLRQKREDNSILEGDIEKALAEMESKRKELEEMVERTNNEIGTHVTIHRQNLDIKKLNNKLEQQMIYIQSLENSVSNLKRSLEEAKSDVKKNEVFSQILKQNIELMG; this is encoded by the coding sequence ATGAAGTCATTGTGGTCTGAGGAAAATAAAAAGGCTGAAAATTCAGCTAAGGTTTTCACTCCGAATATCTATAGAAAACCTAATGCAACAGATGATGTGGGAAAGGAAGTAAAAAAAGGTGAATCTTCCTCAAGCCCGCAGAATTACATGTCAGGGAATAATCAGGGTCATGCTCGGGAAAATCAGGAGTCTGTTTATAAAAAGCTGGGTTCAGACATAGAAGAGCTTCTCCAGAAAGAGTCTGCTCTTTCAGAAATTAAGAAGCGGTATGAATCCAATCTCAGCGAATATGAGCAAAAACAAAAAGAACTTGATGAACTCAAAAGCAAATTCTCTGAACAGGAACAGGAGCTTAAGAATAAATGTGCGATAATGAAATCTGCTGTGCAGAAAGCTGAAAAGTCAATCCCTCCTGAACAGAAAGAAGCGCTTAAAAAAGAGATCGCTGCATTTGAACAAAAGCGTTCTGCATTTGAAGCTCAGGTTAAAGAATTTGAAGACTCAAGACTTGGGTATGAGAAAGAATTTGCTGAGTATACTGCAAAGATGGAAGAATTATCTTCCCTGAGATCTACTTATGATAGTGAGCTTGAAAAATACAACCAACAGCAACATGATCTGGATGAAAAGCGACGGTATCTGGAAGAGAAACTAATAGCAGGTGAGGAAATCTCTATTGATCTGGCAGATATCACCTATCCTGCAGCCATTGAGGCAATAAAGTCCGATTATTACGCTGAGTTAAAAGAGCTTAACCGAAAGCGTGCAGACATTGAGACACTTAGATGTGAACTTGAGGATGAAGAATCAGTCCTTACTAAAAAGCGTTCTTCAATTGAAAGCATAAAAGGTAATATACATACTGAGTTCTCTGAACTTGGTTCTAAGACCGGTGAACTGGAAGCTTCCCGGCTGAAGTACGAAGAAAGTGTCAAGGCTCATGAAGAAAAGGAGCTGGCTTTCCTGGAGCAAATAAAGGCTCTGGAAACAAAGAAATCTGAGTTTGAGGCTGAGGATGAAAAACTCAGGTTAAAGCATGAGGAAAATATACAGGTTCACAAAGAAAAAGAACTTGCTTTGCAGGATGAGATGAAGGCTCTGAAAGAGAAGAAATCTGAGCTTGAGGCTGAGGATGAAAAGCTAAGGCAGAAGCGTGAGGATAATTCAATATTAGAAGGGGATATTGAAAAAGCTCTTGCAGAGATGGAATCCAAAAGAAAAGAGCTTGAAGAGATGGTTGAGAGAACCAACAATGAAATTGGTACTCATGTTACAATACATCGCCAGAATCTCGATATCAAGAAGCTCAATAACAAACTGGAACAGCAGATGATCTATATTCAGAGCCTTGAAAACTCCGTTTCAAATCTAAAGAGAAGTCTTGAAGAAGCAAAATCAGATGTCAAGAAGAATGAGGTATTTTCACAGATACTCAAACAGAATATAGAATTGATGGGATGA
- a CDS encoding Ppx/GppA phosphatase family protein has translation MKFAAIDVGSNAVRLLLSRVDSGGVEPIYEKVSLVRMPIRLGEDAFVHNNISQEKISSLVSTMIAFKHLMDAYGPIDFMACATSAMREADNSDEIVSMIKKKSGIDLKVISGRKEAKIIYSNRIEKIVGSSDSTYLHIDVGGGSTELILFKGSNVFAYRSFNIGTIRMLEGIVTKKDWNEMKSWVKSVTSKNAPEHAIGSGGNINKLFRMSGRKDGTLLMAEDIKDLNNYLKGFTLEQRITKIGLRPDRADVIVPASKIYYSVMNWGNINYMHVPQLGLADGIIHVLYKKHKESYI, from the coding sequence ATGAAATTTGCTGCTATTGATGTAGGTTCCAATGCCGTGAGGTTGCTTCTATCAAGAGTTGATTCCGGGGGTGTGGAACCTATCTATGAAAAGGTATCTCTTGTGCGTATGCCCATCCGTCTTGGCGAGGATGCATTTGTTCATAACAATATATCTCAGGAAAAGATTTCCAGTCTAGTGAGTACGATGATCGCATTCAAACACCTGATGGATGCATATGGACCAATTGACTTTATGGCATGTGCAACTTCAGCCATGCGAGAGGCTGACAACAGCGATGAGATTGTTTCCATGATCAAGAAAAAGAGTGGAATTGACCTTAAAGTTATAAGCGGAAGGAAAGAAGCGAAGATAATCTATTCCAATCGTATAGAAAAGATAGTTGGAAGCAGTGATTCAACTTATCTGCATATTGATGTGGGTGGCGGCAGTACGGAACTGATACTGTTCAAAGGTAGCAATGTTTTTGCTTACAGGTCATTCAATATAGGTACTATCCGAATGCTAGAAGGCATTGTTACAAAAAAGGACTGGAATGAGATGAAAAGCTGGGTGAAAAGTGTAACCAGTAAGAATGCACCTGAGCATGCTATCGGAAGTGGTGGAAATATTAACAAGCTCTTTCGTATGTCTGGCAGGAAGGATGGTACTCTTCTAATGGCTGAAGATATCAAAGATCTTAATAATTACCTTAAAGGATTCACACTGGAGCAGCGTATAACAAAGATTGGTCTGCGTCCTGATCGGGCTGATGTTATTGTACCTGCATCAAAGATATATTACTCTGTCATGAATTGGGGTAATATCAATTATATGCATGTACCACAACTGGGACTTGCAGATGGTATCATACACGTTTTGTACAAAAAACATAAAGAGAGTTATATATAA
- a CDS encoding rod shape-determining protein has product MEDFNSNNGCLYLGIDAGVFKTSVCTSNGKKFSERSVVTFLQDGNDNTEEKILSGKQAMELQDGVIKEPLNNELKGKDDVLAFKKFLKDFLNKHDVDPDKQTAYAIIGVPSNADRKYKMNLLELSSEIFSGAMVVDELFCIAYKKSLQEGSMIVDIGSGKTDICVINSNIPQQNECLSLPCAGKDIDREIVKLINERWPDSKMTEELAMEWKEKYGNLGSVHDSCIVDVPLENGTLQESIAEEMQIACEFVLTDIVSGITRVLSDVDQDIRETVRNNIHIFGGTSNLPNLGTFIENELKELGGGKVFLDPDSTFAISEGALELARNMPLEFWQQLHAGKQNEELIS; this is encoded by the coding sequence ATGGAGGACTTTAACAGTAATAATGGGTGCCTGTATCTTGGAATAGATGCGGGTGTGTTCAAAACATCGGTTTGCACCAGCAATGGGAAAAAGTTCTCTGAGCGAAGTGTGGTAACTTTTCTGCAGGACGGTAACGACAATACAGAAGAGAAAATACTATCCGGTAAACAAGCTATGGAATTGCAGGATGGTGTTATCAAAGAACCCCTGAACAATGAATTGAAGGGGAAAGATGACGTTCTTGCTTTCAAGAAGTTTTTAAAAGATTTTCTTAATAAACATGATGTTGACCCTGATAAACAGACTGCCTATGCAATAATAGGTGTACCATCCAATGCGGACCGGAAATACAAAATGAATCTTCTGGAGCTTTCCAGTGAGATATTTTCAGGTGCAATGGTTGTTGATGAGCTTTTTTGCATAGCTTACAAAAAGTCTCTTCAGGAAGGGTCAATGATAGTGGATATAGGATCTGGTAAAACAGATATATGCGTTATTAACAGCAACATTCCTCAGCAAAATGAGTGTCTGAGTCTTCCATGTGCCGGAAAGGACATCGATCGTGAGATCGTTAAACTTATCAATGAAAGATGGCCGGATTCAAAAATGACGGAAGAACTTGCTATGGAGTGGAAAGAAAAATACGGAAATCTTGGTTCAGTACATGATTCTTGTATTGTGGATGTTCCTCTTGAAAATGGCACCCTTCAGGAATCAATAGCTGAAGAGATGCAGATTGCATGTGAGTTTGTGTTAACTGACATAGTTTCAGGCATCACCAGGGTGTTATCTGATGTTGATCAGGATATACGTGAAACCGTAAGGAACAATATCCATATATTTGGCGGTACCAGCAATCTACCAAATCTTGGTACTTTTATTGAAAATGAGCTTAAAGAACTTGGTGGAGGTAAAGTATTCCTTGACCCGGACTCTACATTTGCTATTTCTGAAGGTGCACTGGAACTTGCCAGGAACATGCCGCTGGAATTCTGGCAACAACTGCATGCTGGAAAACAGAATGAGGAATTGATATCATGA